In Elephas maximus indicus isolate mEleMax1 chromosome 7, mEleMax1 primary haplotype, whole genome shotgun sequence, the following proteins share a genomic window:
- the LOC126080136 gene encoding olfactory receptor 4S1-like — protein sequence MGTKNNVTEFVLLGLFQSREMQHACFIIFSLFHVLTILGNLLVIVTINASKTLNAPMYFFLSHLSFVDMCYPSATIPKMIAGTFIEHKTISFNGCMTQLFSAHFFGCTEIFLLIAMAYDRYVAICRPLRYAIIMNWQKCSLLVGSSWGVSFLHSILQTLLTVQLPFCGPNEIDHFLCDVNPLLKLACADTYMVGLIVVANSGMISLVSFLILIISYVVILLNLRSRSSKSRHKALSTCGSHIITVLLVLVPPMIVYIRPSTTLAADKFIILFNIAIPPMLNPVIYTLRNNDVKNAMRKLFRVKQHSGK from the coding sequence ATGGGCACCAAGAACAACGTGACTGAGTTTGTTTTACTTGGCCTTTTCCAGAGCAGGGAGATGCAGCATGCCTGCTTCATCATCTTCTCCCTCTTTCATGTGCTCACCATCCTGGGGAACCTTCTGGTCATTGTAACCATCAATGCCAGCAAGACCCTGAATGctcccatgtatttcttcctcagCCACCTGTCTTTTGTTGACATGTGCTACCCATCTGCTACTATACCCAAGATGATTGCAGGCACTTTCATTGAGCACAAGACCATCTCCTTCAATGGCTGCATGACCCAGCTCTTTTCTGCCCACTTCTTTGGTTGCACTGAGATCTTCCTTCTCAtagccatggcctatgaccgctatgtggccatctgtaggCCCCTACGCTACGCAATCATCATGAATTGGCAGAAGTGTAGTCTATTGGTGGGATCCTCTTGGGGGGTTAGTTTCTTGCATTCCATCCTGCAGACCCTCCTCACCGTCCAGCTGCCCTTTTGTGGGCCCAATGAAATTGACCActtcctctgtgatgttaatccCCTGCTGAAGCTTGCCTGTGCAGACACTTATATGGTGGGGCTCATTGTGGTGGCCAACAGTGGCATGATCTCTTTAGTCAGCTTCCTCATTCTCATCATTTCCTATGTGGTCATCTTACTGAACTTGAGAAGCCGGTCATCCAAGAGCAGACACAAGGCTCTGTCTACATGTGGCTCACACATCATCACTGTCCTTTTGGTTCTTGTGCCCCCCATGATCGTGTACATTCGTCCTTCCACCACTCTGGCTGCTGACAAATTTATCATCCTTTTCAACATTGCAATACCACCCATGTTGAACCCCGTTATTTACACGCTGAGAAATAATGACGTAAAAAATGCCATGAGGAAACTGTTTAGGGTCAAACAGCACTCAGGGAAGTAG